In the Syntrophales bacterium genome, one interval contains:
- a CDS encoding methylmalonyl-CoA mutase family protein, giving the protein MSDITPKELERWQETTLKKAVSKSSERRPSFTTTSHIELKNIFTPLDAGDADYLPDIGFPGEFPFTRGVQPTMYRGRFWTMRQYAGFATAEETNQRYKYLLAQGQTGLSVAFDLPTQIGYDSDHPLSDGEVGKVGVAIDTLKDMEILFDGIPMDKVSTSMTINSTAAILLAMYIAVAEKQGVKSELLQGTIQNDVLKEYSARGTYIFPPQESMRIVTDIFAFCKSNIPKWNSISVSGYHMREAGCTAVQEVAFTLADGIAYLEAAMKVGLDVDSIASRIAFFFCCHNNFLEEVAKFRAARRLWAKIMKERFHAQKDSSCMLRFHTQTAGCTLTAQQFENNVVRVALQAMAAVLGGTQSLHTNSRDEAYALPTEGSVTIALRTQQIIAHESGVADMTDPLGGSYAVEALTNEIERKSVEYIRKIDEMGGAIKAIAAGYIQKEIADAAYQYQKDIESKKQIIVGINQFQTEEVPLRDVLRIKPEVEEYQKQKLARVKAERDNAKVSKTLAALKKAAQGEDNVIPLILNAVKAYATLGEISDTLREVFGEYTQQ; this is encoded by the coding sequence ATGTCAGATATTACCCCTAAGGAACTGGAGCGCTGGCAGGAAACGACCCTGAAAAAGGCCGTCTCCAAATCGTCTGAACGACGTCCATCGTTTACCACCACATCCCATATCGAACTGAAAAATATCTTCACCCCGCTGGATGCCGGCGACGCTGATTACCTGCCGGATATTGGCTTTCCGGGGGAGTTTCCGTTTACCCGCGGGGTGCAGCCGACGATGTACCGGGGGCGTTTCTGGACGATGAGGCAGTACGCAGGTTTTGCCACTGCCGAAGAGACCAATCAGCGTTACAAATACCTGCTCGCGCAGGGACAGACGGGGCTGAGCGTCGCCTTCGATTTGCCGACGCAGATCGGTTACGATTCCGACCATCCCCTCTCCGATGGCGAGGTCGGCAAGGTCGGGGTGGCGATCGACACACTGAAGGACATGGAAATACTCTTCGACGGCATTCCGATGGACAAGGTCTCCACCTCAATGACCATCAACTCCACGGCCGCCATACTCTTGGCCATGTATATCGCGGTTGCCGAAAAGCAGGGGGTGAAAAGCGAACTGCTCCAGGGAACCATTCAAAACGATGTTCTGAAGGAATATTCGGCGCGGGGGACTTATATTTTCCCCCCCCAGGAATCGATGCGGATCGTGACCGACATCTTTGCCTTCTGCAAGAGCAATATCCCCAAATGGAACTCGATCAGCGTCAGCGGCTACCATATGCGCGAAGCCGGTTGCACCGCCGTTCAGGAGGTGGCCTTCACGCTCGCCGACGGCATCGCCTATCTGGAGGCGGCCATGAAGGTGGGGCTCGATGTCGATTCGATCGCCTCCCGGATCGCCTTTTTCTTCTGCTGTCACAACAATTTCCTCGAAGAGGTGGCGAAGTTCCGTGCCGCCCGCCGCCTCTGGGCAAAGATCATGAAGGAGCGCTTCCACGCGCAGAAGGACTCCTCCTGCATGCTGCGGTTTCACACGCAGACGGCAGGCTGCACGCTCACCGCGCAGCAGTTTGAAAACAACGTCGTCCGCGTCGCCCTGCAGGCGATGGCCGCGGTTCTCGGCGGCACCCAGTCGCTGCATACCAATTCCCGCGACGAGGCGTATGCGCTGCCGACCGAAGGATCAGTCACGATCGCCTTGAGAACCCAGCAGATTATCGCCCATGAAAGCGGCGTCGCCGACATGACCGACCCGCTGGGCGGCTCGTACGCCGTTGAGGCGCTCACCAATGAAATCGAGCGAAAATCAGTGGAATATATAAGGAAAATCGACGAGATGGGCGGGGCGATCAAGGCGATCGCCGCCGGCTACATTCAAAAGGAAATCGCGGATGCCGCCTACCAGTACCAGAAGGATATCGAATCCAAAAAACAGATCATCGTCGGCATCAACCAGTTTCAAACCGAAGAGGTTCCCCTGCGGGACGTCCTGCGCATCAAGCCGGAAGTGGAGGAGTATCAGAAACAGAAGCTGGCCCGGGTAAAGGCGGAGCGCGACAACGCAAAAGTCTCAAAAACCCTGGCCGCCCTGAAAAAAGCCGCGCAGGGAGAGGATAATGTAATCCCGCTGATTCTGAATGCCGTCAAGGCCTATGCCACCCTCGGCGAAATATCGGACACGCTCCGGGAGGTCTTCGGGGAATATACGCAGCAATAA
- a CDS encoding cobalamin B12-binding domain-containing protein: MARTIRVLIAKPGLDGHDRGAKVIARALRDAGMEVIYTGIRQTPEQIVSAAIQEGVDLIGLSILSGAHNRLFPKVVNLLREKGAGDILVFGGGIIPVDDIPGLKAAGIKEIFLPGASTEDIIQYIRDIVPAA; this comes from the coding sequence ATGGCACGGACGATCAGAGTGCTCATCGCCAAACCCGGACTGGACGGCCATGACCGGGGCGCCAAGGTAATTGCCCGGGCGCTACGGGATGCGGGCATGGAGGTAATTTACACCGGCATCCGGCAGACGCCGGAACAGATTGTGAGCGCGGCAATTCAGGAAGGGGTTGATCTTATAGGACTTTCCATCCTGTCCGGCGCGCACAACCGGCTTTTCCCGAAGGTGGTCAACCTCCTCCGGGAAAAAGGGGCTGGCGATATCCTCGTTTTCGGCGGCGGAATCATCCCCGTGGACGATATCCCCGGACTGAAAGCGGCGGGAATAAAAGAAATTTTTCTACCCGGCGCCTCGACGGAGGATATCATTCAGTACATAAGGGACATCGTACCGGCGGCATGA
- a CDS encoding DUF6125 family protein translates to MTGVAEKMEELKQEELVGLVVDFFHRTMVHHTLWFKEVEHQMGMAKALDVMGAVWDKSSALQMKRLSEAFGFELENGVPKALAAMPKEKLLEVIGDLGKNWLANDGIWFQEVENRDSLFDAKRCNDSCWARFSPFEAWSIKRFLNLPENPGLPGLKRALGFRLYAGVNVQKTIEEGPDVLLFQMNNCRVQTARKRRGLADYPCKSGGVVEYSTFAAQIDPRIKTTCVACPPDDHPPEWFCAWRFTIDQPLTTL, encoded by the coding sequence GTGACCGGTGTAGCCGAAAAGATGGAGGAGCTTAAGCAGGAGGAGTTGGTCGGACTCGTTGTCGATTTTTTTCACCGGACGATGGTTCACCACACCCTCTGGTTTAAGGAAGTGGAGCATCAGATGGGGATGGCCAAGGCCCTTGATGTTATGGGCGCTGTTTGGGACAAGAGCAGCGCGCTGCAGATGAAGCGGCTCTCCGAGGCCTTCGGCTTCGAGCTGGAAAACGGCGTACCGAAGGCGCTGGCAGCGATGCCGAAGGAAAAACTCCTGGAGGTAATCGGTGATCTGGGGAAAAACTGGCTCGCCAACGACGGCATTTGGTTTCAGGAGGTCGAGAACCGCGACAGTCTCTTTGACGCCAAACGCTGCAACGATTCCTGCTGGGCCCGTTTTTCCCCGTTTGAGGCGTGGTCGATCAAGCGTTTTCTGAACCTGCCGGAAAATCCGGGGCTTCCCGGCCTGAAGCGGGCCCTGGGCTTTCGCCTGTACGCCGGGGTAAACGTGCAGAAGACGATTGAGGAGGGCCCGGACGTTCTGCTGTTCCAGATGAATAACTGCCGTGTCCAGACGGCGCGCAAAAGACGGGGGCTCGCTGATTATCCCTGTAAATCCGGGGGTGTCGTAGAATACAGCACCTTCGCTGCGCAGATCGACCCTCGAATTAAAACGACCTGCGTCGCCTGTCCGCCGGACGACCATCCCCCGGAGTGGTTCTGCGCGTGGCGCTTCACGATTGACCAACCCCTAACAACGCTGTAG
- a CDS encoding DUF3783 domain-containing protein, which yields MEALGVLIYGYNSEDASRISTFLDEAVGCHVFLMSASEKNGETVIDILQNRTNDSFVDEKTKILLLLGFTEEQVRTILGSFPSGEGELKRPIFCMLTEENRNWPLDRLLEHLEAERRYWAAKKQD from the coding sequence ATGGAAGCGCTGGGGGTGTTGATCTACGGTTACAACAGTGAGGATGCGTCGCGCATCAGCACTTTTCTTGACGAAGCGGTAGGCTGTCACGTTTTCCTGATGAGTGCCTCCGAAAAAAACGGGGAGACGGTCATTGATATCCTGCAAAACAGGACCAACGATTCCTTTGTTGACGAAAAGACGAAAATCCTGCTGCTCCTCGGTTTTACCGAGGAGCAGGTCAGGACGATTCTGGGCAGCTTTCCGTCGGGCGAAGGGGAGCTCAAGCGCCCCATCTTCTGCATGCTGACAGAAGAAAACCGGAACTGGCCGCTGGATCGCCTGCTTGAACACCTCGAAGCGGAACGCCGCTACTGGGCCGCAAAAAAACAGGATTAA